A single Lactuca sativa cultivar Salinas chromosome 8, Lsat_Salinas_v11, whole genome shotgun sequence DNA region contains:
- the LOC111917049 gene encoding probable glutathione S-transferase isoform X1, protein MLTTMLAGALLIDSDRRKMADEVKLYAVAGSPFVCRAKIALNMKGIKYENFEEDMSNRSAELLKFNPVYKKVPVLVHNGNPISESLLIVEYIDEVWKGVPILPQDPYEKAVARFWAKFIDDKCIPAIFKAFGPDGNEQSDAEAIEQLQILENELKAKGTKFFGGDNINLVDIAADFIAYWLGIIQEAAEKTLVTNDKFPKITVWADDFVNLELVNQVLPPREHLLAFFKKRFGKA, encoded by the exons ATGCTGACTACAATGCTGGCAGGG GCGTTGCTGATAGATTCAGATCGACGGAAAATGGCGGATGAAGTGAAGTTGTATGCCGTTGCAGGAAGTCCATTCGTTTGCAGAGCAAAAATCGCTTTGAATATGAAGGGAATCAAGTACGAAAACTTCGAAGAGGATATGAGTAACAGGAGTGCCGAACTTCTCAAGTTTAATCCTGTTTATAAGAAAGTACCGGTGCTGGTTCATAACGGAAATCCGATCTCAGAGTCTCTGCTGATCGTTGAGTACATTGATGAAGTGTGGAAAGGAGTTCCGATTTTGCCTCAGGATCCTTATGAGAAGGCTGTTGCTCGATTTTGGGCCAAATTCATTGATGATAAG TGCATTCCTGCAATATTCAAGGCTTTTGGCCCCGATGGAAATGAACAGAGTGATGCAGAAGCCATCGAACAACTACAAATACTAGAAAATGAACTGAAAGCCAAAGGTACCAAGTTCTTTGGAGGTGACAACATTAACCTGGTCGACATTGCTGCTGATTTCATAGCCTATTGGCTTGGAATAATCCAAGAAGCAGCAGAAAAAACGTTGGTAACCAACGACAAGTTTCCAAAAATAACAGTTTGGGCTGATGACTTTGTCAACCTTGAACTTGTTAATCAAGTCTTACCTCCAAGAGAACACCTGCTTGCATTTTTCAAGAAACGGTTTGGTAAGGCATAA
- the LOC111917049 gene encoding probable glutathione S-transferase isoform X2, which yields MADEVKLYAVAGSPFVCRAKIALNMKGIKYENFEEDMSNRSAELLKFNPVYKKVPVLVHNGNPISESLLIVEYIDEVWKGVPILPQDPYEKAVARFWAKFIDDKCIPAIFKAFGPDGNEQSDAEAIEQLQILENELKAKGTKFFGGDNINLVDIAADFIAYWLGIIQEAAEKTLVTNDKFPKITVWADDFVNLELVNQVLPPREHLLAFFKKRFGKA from the exons ATGGCGGATGAAGTGAAGTTGTATGCCGTTGCAGGAAGTCCATTCGTTTGCAGAGCAAAAATCGCTTTGAATATGAAGGGAATCAAGTACGAAAACTTCGAAGAGGATATGAGTAACAGGAGTGCCGAACTTCTCAAGTTTAATCCTGTTTATAAGAAAGTACCGGTGCTGGTTCATAACGGAAATCCGATCTCAGAGTCTCTGCTGATCGTTGAGTACATTGATGAAGTGTGGAAAGGAGTTCCGATTTTGCCTCAGGATCCTTATGAGAAGGCTGTTGCTCGATTTTGGGCCAAATTCATTGATGATAAG TGCATTCCTGCAATATTCAAGGCTTTTGGCCCCGATGGAAATGAACAGAGTGATGCAGAAGCCATCGAACAACTACAAATACTAGAAAATGAACTGAAAGCCAAAGGTACCAAGTTCTTTGGAGGTGACAACATTAACCTGGTCGACATTGCTGCTGATTTCATAGCCTATTGGCTTGGAATAATCCAAGAAGCAGCAGAAAAAACGTTGGTAACCAACGACAAGTTTCCAAAAATAACAGTTTGGGCTGATGACTTTGTCAACCTTGAACTTGTTAATCAAGTCTTACCTCCAAGAGAACACCTGCTTGCATTTTTCAAGAAACGGTTTGGTAAGGCATAA